In a single window of the Gossypium hirsutum isolate 1008001.06 chromosome A13, Gossypium_hirsutum_v2.1, whole genome shotgun sequence genome:
- the LOC107893464 gene encoding CHD3-type chromatin-remodeling factor PICKLE isoform X2: MSSLVERLRIRSDRRPVYKLDESDDDADFVSGKSGKIEGNLEKIVRTDAKEKSCQACGEGENLFSCATCTYAYHPKCLLPPLKAPLPDNWRCPECFSPLNDIDKILDCEMRPTVADDNDASKLGSKQIFVKQYLVKWKGLSYLHCTWVPEKEFIKAFKSNPRLRTKVNNFHRQVASNNSSEDDFVAIRPEWTTVDRILACRGDDDDEKEYLVKYKELPYDECYWEFESDISAFEPEIERFNKIQSRSRKSSASRQKSSLQNAVEFKKSKEFQPYEHSPEFLSGGSLHPYQLEGLNFLRFSWSKQTHVILADEMGLGKTIQSIAFLASLFEENIAPHLVVAPLSTLRNWEREFATWAPQMNVVMYVGTSQARAIIREYEFYHPKNHKKIKKKKSGQIVSESKQDRIKFDVLLTSYEMINLDTTSLKPIMWECMIVDEGHRLKNKDSKLFLSLKQYTTNHRTLLTGTPLQNNLDELFMLMHFLDAGKFGSLEEFQEQFKDISQEMQISRLHDMLAPHLLRRLKKDVMKQLPPKKELILRVDLSSKQKEYYKAILTRNYQILTRRGGAQISLINVVMELRKLCCHPYMLEGVEPDIEDANEAYKQLLESSGKLQLLDKMMVKLKEQGHRVLIYSQFQHMLDLLEDYCTYKKWQYERIDGKVGGAERQIRIDRFNAKNSSRFCFLLSTRAGGLGINLATADTVIIYDSDWNPHADLQAMARAHRLGQTNKVMIYRLVTRRSIEERMMQMTKKKMVLEHLVVGRLKAQNINQEELDDIIRYGSKELFADENDEAGKSGQIHYDDAAIDRLLDREQADSEDASVDDEADDEILKAFKVANYEVIKESETVAEEETQNVAVENKDTTNNSERTSYWEELLRDRYEVHKVEEFNALGKGKRSRKQMVSVEDDDLAGLEDVSSDGEDFEAEVTDADTSAVNQPGRKPYKKRIRVDNTEPLPLMEGEGKSFRVLGFNQSQRAAFVQILMRFGVGDFDWKEFASRLKQKSYDEIKDYGTLFLTHIAEDITDSPTFSDGVPKEGLRIQDVLVRIAVLLLVSEKVKDASEKPGTRLFTDDIMMRYPTLKGGKFWKEEHDLLLLRAVLKHGYGRWQAIVDDKDLRIQEVICQELNLPIINLPIPGQAGSQVQNGANTTNIEPTGTQTHGNGSGNDVGGEVAQGVADTVNQARVYHDPSILYHFRDMQRRQVEYVKKRVLLLEKGLNAEYQKEFYGEMKTNEVASEQQENGKRVADMSNARTTKTPSQVTDCLPPIELQKKFQQLLATTMQIDWNCLSITIRFARYWRTMFMKQFSQASI, from the exons GATGACGATGCCGATTTTGTGTCTGGAAAATCTGGTAAAATTGAGGGGAATTTGGAAAAGATAGTCAGGACTGACGCG AAAGAGAAGTCATGCCAAGCCTGTGGAGAGGGTGAGAATCTCTTTAGTTGTGCAACATGTACTTATGCATACCATCCAAAGTGTTTACTTCCTCCATTAAAAGCTCCACTTCCTGACAACTGGAGATGCCCTGAGTGC TTTAGCCCTCTGAACGATATTGACAAGATATTAGATTGTGAAATGCGTCCTACTGTGGCTGATGATAATGATGCTTCCAAGCTGGGTTCAAAGCAAATATTTGTGAAACAGTATCTTGTGAAGTGGAAAGGATTATCATATTTGCATTGTACTTG GGTACCTGAGAAGGAATTCATAAAAGCTTTCAAGTCCAATCCTCGTTTAAGGACTAAGGTGAACAATTTCCATCGACAAGTGGCATCAAACAATAGCTCTGAAGATGACTTTGTTGCCATTAGACCTGAGTGGACTACAGTTGATCGCATTCTTGCTTGCAG GGGAGATGATGATGACGAGAAGGAGTACCTTGTCAAGTATAAAGAACTTCCCTATGATGAATGTTATTGGGAGTTTGAATCAGATATATCTGCATTTGAACCCGAAATTGAgagatttaataaaattcaatccAGATCTCGTAAATCTTCTGCTAGTAGGCAAAAAAGCAGCCTTCAAAATGCTGTTGAGTTCAAGAAGTCAAAGGAATTTCAACCATATGAACATAGTCCTGAATTTCTTTCTGGAG GCTCGCTGCATCCTTACCAACTTGAAGGGTTGAACTTCTTGCGTTTTTCTTGGTCCAAACAAACACATGTAATTCTTGCTGATGAGATGGGCCTTG GTAAAACCATCCAGAGCATTGCATTTTTAGCATCACTTTTTGAAGAAAACATTGCTCCTCATTTGGTAGTAGCACCACTTTCAACACTACGGAACTGGGAAAGGGAGTTTGCTACATGGGCTCCCCAAATGAATGTT GTTATGTATGTTGGCACTTCCCAAGCTCGTGCAATTATAAGGGAATATGAATTTTATCATCCAAAAAATCATAAGAAGATCAAGAAAAAGAAATCTGGTCAAATTGTCAGTGAAAGCAAGCAAGATAGAATAAAATTTGATGTCCTGTTAACATCATATGAGATGATTAACTTGGACACAACATCGTTGAAGCCAATAATGTGGGAGTGCATG ATTGTTGATGAAGGTCACCGGCTCAAGAACAAGGATTCAAAGTTGTTTCTTTCACTGAAGCAGTATACCACTAACCACCGCACTCTTTTGACTGGAACGCCTCTTCAG AACAATCTGGATGAACTTTTCATGCTAATGCACTTCCTTGATGCTGGAAAG TTTGGAAGTTTAGAGGAGTTCCAGGAGCAATTTAAGGATATCAGTCAGGAGATGCAGATTTCAAGACTTCATGACATGTTGGCCCCACATCTCCTTAGAA GGCTGAAGAAGGATGTCATGAAGCAACTTCCTCCCAAGAAAGAACTTATTTTACGTGTTGATTTAAGTAGCAAGCAGAAAGAATATTACAAGGCGATTTTGACTCGTAACTATCAGATACTTACCCGACGTGGTGGTGCACAA ATATCTCTCATTAATGTGGTTATGGAGTTGCGAAAGCTATGCTGTCATCCCTATATGTTGGAAGGGGTAGAACCAGATATCGAAGATGCAAATGAAGCTTACAA ACAGCTCCTGGAATCCTCTGGGAAATTGCAACTGTTGGACAAGATGATGGTAAAGCTTAAAGAACAGGGTCATAGAGTTCTTATATATTCACAGTTCCAGCACATGTTGGACTTACTGGAGGATTACTGTACTTACAAG AAGTGGCAGTATGAACGTATAGATGGAAAGGTTGGTGGGGCTGAGAGGCAAATACGCATAGATCGGTTTAATGCCAAAAATTCTTCCCGGTTCTGTTTTTTGCTTTCCACTAGAGCTGGTGGCTTGGGTATAAATCTTGCAACTGCTGATACGGTTATCATATATGATAG TGATTGGAATCCCCATGCTGATTTACAAGCAATGGCTAGAGCTCATCGACTTGGACAAACAAACAAG GTGATGATTTATCGACTCGTAACAAGAAGATCCATAGAAGAAAGGATGATGCAGATGACTAAGAAGAAAATGGTTTTGGAGCATCTTGTTGTTGGTAGGCTAAAAGCTCAAAATATTAATCAG gAAGAGTTGGATGATATCATCAGATATGGTTCAAAGGAACTATTTGCTGATGAGAATGATGAAGCAGGGAAGTCTGGTCAAATTCATTATGATGATGCTGCTATCGATAG ATTATTGGATCGTGAACAAGCTGACAGTGAAGATGCTTCAGTGGATGACGAAgcagatgatgaaattttgaaggCCTTCAAG GTTGCTAATTATGAAGTTATAAAGGAATCGGAAACTGTTGCAGAGGAAGAAACTCAAAATGTGGCTGTTGAAAATAAAGATACTACGAACAATTCTGAAAGAACAAGTTACTGGGAGGAGTTGTTACGAGACAGATATGAAGTTCATAAAGTTGAGGAGTTTAATGCTTTGGGAAAGGGAAAGAGAAGCCGTAAGCAG ATGGTTTCTGTTGAAGATGATGACCTTGCTGGTTTGGAAGATGTAAGCTCTGATGGTGAGGACTTTGAAGCTGAAGTAACCGATGCTGATACTTCAGCTGTAAATCAACCTGGGAGGAAACCTTACAAGAAGAGAATTCGTG TGGATAATACGGAGCCCCTCCCTCTAATGGAAGGTGAAGGAAAATCATTCAGGGTGCTTGGTTTCAATCAGAGTCAAAGGGCCGCATTTGTACAGATATTGATGAG GTTTGGGGTCGGGGATTTTGACTGGAAGGAGTTTGCATCTCGCTTAAAACAGAAGAGTTATGACGAAATAAAAGA TTATGGTACTCTTTTCCTGACGCATATTGCTGAAGATATAACCGATTCTCCTACATTTTCCG ATGGTGTTCCTAAAGAAGGTCTTAGAATTCAAGATGTCCTAGTTAGGATTGCTGTCCTGCTTTTAGTAAGTGAGAAG GTGAAGGATGCATCAGAAAAGCCTGGCACCCGTCTTTTTACTGATGATATTATGATGCGTTACCCAACACTAAAGGGCGGGAAATTTTGGAAAGAGGAACATGATTTGCTGTTACTGCGCGCGGTTTTAAA GCATGGGTATGGAAGATGGCAAGCCATTGTTGATGATAAAGACTTGAGGATTCAGGAGGTGATCTGTCAAGAGTTGAATCTTCCCATCATAAATCTTCCTATTCCTGGGCAAGCTGGTTCTCAAGTGCAAAATGGTGCTAATACAACAAATATAGAACCAACAGGAACCCAGACTCATGGAAATGGCTCTGGTAATGATGTGGGAGGTGAGGTAGCCCAGGGAGTTGCTGATACTGTGAACCAAGCGCGAGTATACCATGATCCTTCTATATTGTATCATTTTAGAGATATGCAGAGAAGGCAGGTTGAATATGTCAAGAAAAGGGTGCTTCTCTTGGAAAAGGGCCTCAATGCGGAGTATCAGAAAGAGTTTTAT GGTGAGATGAAAACAAATGAGGTGGCAAGTGAACAGCAAGAGAATGGAAAAAGAGTCGCAGACATGTCAAATGCAAGGACAACAAAGACCCCTTCACAAGTGACTGACTGCTTACCACCAATAGAA CTTCAGAAGAAATTTCAGCAGCTGCTTGCAACAACGATGCAGATCGATTGGAACTGCCTCAGCATTACAATAAG ATTTGCAAGATATTGGAGGACAATGTTCATGAAGCAGTTCAGTCAAGCCTCAATCTAA
- the LOC107893464 gene encoding CHD3-type chromatin-remodeling factor PICKLE isoform X1, protein MSSLVERLRIRSDRRPVYKLDESDDDADFVSGKSGKIEGNLEKIVRTDAKEKSCQACGEGENLFSCATCTYAYHPKCLLPPLKAPLPDNWRCPECFSPLNDIDKILDCEMRPTVADDNDASKLGSKQIFVKQYLVKWKGLSYLHCTWVPEKEFIKAFKSNPRLRTKVNNFHRQVASNNSSEDDFVAIRPEWTTVDRILACRGDDDDEKEYLVKYKELPYDECYWEFESDISAFEPEIERFNKIQSRSRKSSASRQKSSLQNAVEFKKSKEFQPYEHSPEFLSGGSLHPYQLEGLNFLRFSWSKQTHVILADEMGLGKTIQSIAFLASLFEENIAPHLVVAPLSTLRNWEREFATWAPQMNVVMYVGTSQARAIIREYEFYHPKNHKKIKKKKSGQIVSESKQDRIKFDVLLTSYEMINLDTTSLKPIMWECMIVDEGHRLKNKDSKLFLSLKQYTTNHRTLLTGTPLQNNLDELFMLMHFLDAGKFGSLEEFQEQFKDISQEMQISRLHDMLAPHLLRRLKKDVMKQLPPKKELILRVDLSSKQKEYYKAILTRNYQILTRRGGAQISLINVVMELRKLCCHPYMLEGVEPDIEDANEAYKQLLESSGKLQLLDKMMVKLKEQGHRVLIYSQFQHMLDLLEDYCTYKKWQYERIDGKVGGAERQIRIDRFNAKNSSRFCFLLSTRAGGLGINLATADTVIIYDSDWNPHADLQAMARAHRLGQTNKVMIYRLVTRRSIEERMMQMTKKKMVLEHLVVGRLKAQNINQEELDDIIRYGSKELFADENDEAGKSGQIHYDDAAIDRLLDREQADSEDASVDDEADDEILKAFKVANYEVIKESETVAEEETQNVAVENKDTTNNSERTSYWEELLRDRYEVHKVEEFNALGKGKRSRKQMVSVEDDDLAGLEDVSSDGEDFEAEVTDADTSAVNQPGRKPYKKRIRVDNTEPLPLMEGEGKSFRVLGFNQSQRAAFVQILMRFGVGDFDWKEFASRLKQKSYDEIKDYGTLFLTHIAEDITDSPTFSDGVPKEGLRIQDVLVRIAVLLLVSEKVKDASEKPGTRLFTDDIMMRYPTLKGGKFWKEEHDLLLLRAVLKHGYGRWQAIVDDKDLRIQEVICQELNLPIINLPIPGQAGSQVQNGANTTNIEPTGTQTHGNGSGNDVGGEVAQGVADTVNQARVYHDPSILYHFRDMQRRQVEYVKKRVLLLEKGLNAEYQKEFYGEMKTNEVASEQQENGKRVADMSNARTTKTPSQVTDCLPPIEVIASEEISAAACNNDADRLELPQHYNKICKILEDNVHEAVQSSLNLKKNLHTLEEICGDISRILSPAEQPVVSTAAGSQSCAARSISPPNQQPAIVTEIEMEDSQRESEPEKPAIVEVTDKDLTSSDPLKDSGKIEDQDSSLDPVEKAADSSQTQTTGNDVMMEETGKEDGTRTQSEAIASENERESAEKSEAGVIVLDD, encoded by the exons GATGACGATGCCGATTTTGTGTCTGGAAAATCTGGTAAAATTGAGGGGAATTTGGAAAAGATAGTCAGGACTGACGCG AAAGAGAAGTCATGCCAAGCCTGTGGAGAGGGTGAGAATCTCTTTAGTTGTGCAACATGTACTTATGCATACCATCCAAAGTGTTTACTTCCTCCATTAAAAGCTCCACTTCCTGACAACTGGAGATGCCCTGAGTGC TTTAGCCCTCTGAACGATATTGACAAGATATTAGATTGTGAAATGCGTCCTACTGTGGCTGATGATAATGATGCTTCCAAGCTGGGTTCAAAGCAAATATTTGTGAAACAGTATCTTGTGAAGTGGAAAGGATTATCATATTTGCATTGTACTTG GGTACCTGAGAAGGAATTCATAAAAGCTTTCAAGTCCAATCCTCGTTTAAGGACTAAGGTGAACAATTTCCATCGACAAGTGGCATCAAACAATAGCTCTGAAGATGACTTTGTTGCCATTAGACCTGAGTGGACTACAGTTGATCGCATTCTTGCTTGCAG GGGAGATGATGATGACGAGAAGGAGTACCTTGTCAAGTATAAAGAACTTCCCTATGATGAATGTTATTGGGAGTTTGAATCAGATATATCTGCATTTGAACCCGAAATTGAgagatttaataaaattcaatccAGATCTCGTAAATCTTCTGCTAGTAGGCAAAAAAGCAGCCTTCAAAATGCTGTTGAGTTCAAGAAGTCAAAGGAATTTCAACCATATGAACATAGTCCTGAATTTCTTTCTGGAG GCTCGCTGCATCCTTACCAACTTGAAGGGTTGAACTTCTTGCGTTTTTCTTGGTCCAAACAAACACATGTAATTCTTGCTGATGAGATGGGCCTTG GTAAAACCATCCAGAGCATTGCATTTTTAGCATCACTTTTTGAAGAAAACATTGCTCCTCATTTGGTAGTAGCACCACTTTCAACACTACGGAACTGGGAAAGGGAGTTTGCTACATGGGCTCCCCAAATGAATGTT GTTATGTATGTTGGCACTTCCCAAGCTCGTGCAATTATAAGGGAATATGAATTTTATCATCCAAAAAATCATAAGAAGATCAAGAAAAAGAAATCTGGTCAAATTGTCAGTGAAAGCAAGCAAGATAGAATAAAATTTGATGTCCTGTTAACATCATATGAGATGATTAACTTGGACACAACATCGTTGAAGCCAATAATGTGGGAGTGCATG ATTGTTGATGAAGGTCACCGGCTCAAGAACAAGGATTCAAAGTTGTTTCTTTCACTGAAGCAGTATACCACTAACCACCGCACTCTTTTGACTGGAACGCCTCTTCAG AACAATCTGGATGAACTTTTCATGCTAATGCACTTCCTTGATGCTGGAAAG TTTGGAAGTTTAGAGGAGTTCCAGGAGCAATTTAAGGATATCAGTCAGGAGATGCAGATTTCAAGACTTCATGACATGTTGGCCCCACATCTCCTTAGAA GGCTGAAGAAGGATGTCATGAAGCAACTTCCTCCCAAGAAAGAACTTATTTTACGTGTTGATTTAAGTAGCAAGCAGAAAGAATATTACAAGGCGATTTTGACTCGTAACTATCAGATACTTACCCGACGTGGTGGTGCACAA ATATCTCTCATTAATGTGGTTATGGAGTTGCGAAAGCTATGCTGTCATCCCTATATGTTGGAAGGGGTAGAACCAGATATCGAAGATGCAAATGAAGCTTACAA ACAGCTCCTGGAATCCTCTGGGAAATTGCAACTGTTGGACAAGATGATGGTAAAGCTTAAAGAACAGGGTCATAGAGTTCTTATATATTCACAGTTCCAGCACATGTTGGACTTACTGGAGGATTACTGTACTTACAAG AAGTGGCAGTATGAACGTATAGATGGAAAGGTTGGTGGGGCTGAGAGGCAAATACGCATAGATCGGTTTAATGCCAAAAATTCTTCCCGGTTCTGTTTTTTGCTTTCCACTAGAGCTGGTGGCTTGGGTATAAATCTTGCAACTGCTGATACGGTTATCATATATGATAG TGATTGGAATCCCCATGCTGATTTACAAGCAATGGCTAGAGCTCATCGACTTGGACAAACAAACAAG GTGATGATTTATCGACTCGTAACAAGAAGATCCATAGAAGAAAGGATGATGCAGATGACTAAGAAGAAAATGGTTTTGGAGCATCTTGTTGTTGGTAGGCTAAAAGCTCAAAATATTAATCAG gAAGAGTTGGATGATATCATCAGATATGGTTCAAAGGAACTATTTGCTGATGAGAATGATGAAGCAGGGAAGTCTGGTCAAATTCATTATGATGATGCTGCTATCGATAG ATTATTGGATCGTGAACAAGCTGACAGTGAAGATGCTTCAGTGGATGACGAAgcagatgatgaaattttgaaggCCTTCAAG GTTGCTAATTATGAAGTTATAAAGGAATCGGAAACTGTTGCAGAGGAAGAAACTCAAAATGTGGCTGTTGAAAATAAAGATACTACGAACAATTCTGAAAGAACAAGTTACTGGGAGGAGTTGTTACGAGACAGATATGAAGTTCATAAAGTTGAGGAGTTTAATGCTTTGGGAAAGGGAAAGAGAAGCCGTAAGCAG ATGGTTTCTGTTGAAGATGATGACCTTGCTGGTTTGGAAGATGTAAGCTCTGATGGTGAGGACTTTGAAGCTGAAGTAACCGATGCTGATACTTCAGCTGTAAATCAACCTGGGAGGAAACCTTACAAGAAGAGAATTCGTG TGGATAATACGGAGCCCCTCCCTCTAATGGAAGGTGAAGGAAAATCATTCAGGGTGCTTGGTTTCAATCAGAGTCAAAGGGCCGCATTTGTACAGATATTGATGAG GTTTGGGGTCGGGGATTTTGACTGGAAGGAGTTTGCATCTCGCTTAAAACAGAAGAGTTATGACGAAATAAAAGA TTATGGTACTCTTTTCCTGACGCATATTGCTGAAGATATAACCGATTCTCCTACATTTTCCG ATGGTGTTCCTAAAGAAGGTCTTAGAATTCAAGATGTCCTAGTTAGGATTGCTGTCCTGCTTTTAGTAAGTGAGAAG GTGAAGGATGCATCAGAAAAGCCTGGCACCCGTCTTTTTACTGATGATATTATGATGCGTTACCCAACACTAAAGGGCGGGAAATTTTGGAAAGAGGAACATGATTTGCTGTTACTGCGCGCGGTTTTAAA GCATGGGTATGGAAGATGGCAAGCCATTGTTGATGATAAAGACTTGAGGATTCAGGAGGTGATCTGTCAAGAGTTGAATCTTCCCATCATAAATCTTCCTATTCCTGGGCAAGCTGGTTCTCAAGTGCAAAATGGTGCTAATACAACAAATATAGAACCAACAGGAACCCAGACTCATGGAAATGGCTCTGGTAATGATGTGGGAGGTGAGGTAGCCCAGGGAGTTGCTGATACTGTGAACCAAGCGCGAGTATACCATGATCCTTCTATATTGTATCATTTTAGAGATATGCAGAGAAGGCAGGTTGAATATGTCAAGAAAAGGGTGCTTCTCTTGGAAAAGGGCCTCAATGCGGAGTATCAGAAAGAGTTTTAT GGTGAGATGAAAACAAATGAGGTGGCAAGTGAACAGCAAGAGAATGGAAAAAGAGTCGCAGACATGTCAAATGCAAGGACAACAAAGACCCCTTCACAAGTGACTGACTGCTTACCACCAATAGAAGTAATTG CTTCAGAAGAAATTTCAGCAGCTGCTTGCAACAACGATGCAGATCGATTGGAACTGCCTCAGCATTACAATAAG ATTTGCAAGATATTGGAGGACAATGTTCATGAAGCAGTTCAGTCAAGCCTCAATCTAAAGAAAAACCTCCATACATTGGAAGAAATTTGTGGGGACATATCTCGAATTCTTTCACCTGCAGAGCAGCCTGTAGTCAGTACTGCTGCAGGGTCACAGAGCTGCGCAGCAAGGTCCATTTCACCACCTAACCAACAGCCTGCCATTGTGACCGAAATTGAGATGGAGGACTCACAAAGAGAATCTGAGCCTGAGAAACCTGCTATTGTAGAAGTAACTGATAAAGATTTAACCAGTTCTGATCCACTTAAAGACAGCGGCAAAATTGAGGATCAAGATTCGAGCTTGGATCCAGTGGAAAAAGCAGCAGATTCATCTCAGACGCAGACTACTGGAAATGATGTGATGATGGAAGAAACAGGGAAAGAAGACGGCACCAGGACTCAATCCGAGGCTATAGCTAGTGAAAATGAAAGGGAAAGTGCAGAGAAATCTGAAGCAGGGGTCATTGTTTtggatgattaa